From Camelina sativa cultivar DH55 chromosome 20, Cs, whole genome shotgun sequence, the proteins below share one genomic window:
- the LOC104769415 gene encoding pollen-specific protein SF21 isoform X1 — translation MADSSDSVSIDMEALSLGGQEHLVETTYGPVCVAVCGDPDKPALITYPDIGLNYMFCFQGLLFCPEASSLLLHNFCIYHISPLGHESLQLGAPIISVDAPLLSADDLADQIVEVLNFFGLGAVMCMGVTAGAYILTLFAMKYRQRVLGLILVSPLCQAPSWSEWLCNKVMSNLLYYYGTCGVVKEMLLKRYFSKEVRGNGQVPESDIVQECRRLLCERQSTNVWRFLEAINGRVDLSEGLRKLQCRTLIFIGENSAYHSEAVHMTTKLDRRYGALVEVQGSGSLVSEEQPQAMVIPMEYFLMGYGLYRPTQSVSPRSPLSPTRISPELLSPENMGLKLKPIKTRLAL, via the exons gAACACCTTGTGGAGACTACTTATGGCCCTGTATGTGTTGCCGTTTGCGGAGATCCTGATAAACCTGCTCTTATCACATATCCTGATATTGGCTTAAACT ATATGTTCTGTTTTCAAGGATTATTGTTTTGTCCTGAAGCTAGTTCCTTGTTACTCCACAACTTTTGCATATATCACATCAGTCCTCTTGGCCATGAG TCATTGCAGTTGGGAGCTCCGATAATCAGTGTTGATGCTCCTCTGCTCTCTGCTGATGACTTAGCTGACCAAATAGTCGAGGTTCTTAATTTTTTCGG ACTTGGTGCAGTAATGTGTATGGGTGTCACTGCAGGAGCTTACATTCTGACCTTATTTGCT ATGAAGTACAGGCAGAGAGTTCTGGGCTTAATACTCGTCTCTCCACTGTGCCAAGCGCCTTCGTGGTCAGAGTGGTTGTGCAATAAG GTTATGTCTAATTTACTATACTACTATGGCACGTGTGGAGTGGTTAAGGAAATGTTACTAAAACGGTACTTCAGCAAG GAAGTTCGAGGTAATGGTCAAGTTCCAGAATCGGATATTGTTCAAGAATGCAGAAGA TTACTTTGTGAGCGGCAGAGTACAAATGTATGGAGATTCCTTGAGGCAATCAACGG GAGAGTGGATCTTAGTGAAGGGTTAAGGAAATTGCAATGCAGAACTCTAATATTCATTGGTGAAAATTCTGCGTACCACTCCGAGGCCGTTCACATGACCACCAAACTAGACAGACGATATGGTGCATTAGTCGAG GTGCAGGGAAGTGGGTCGTTGGTAAGTGAAGAACAACCACAGGCGATGGTAATACCAATGGAATACTTTTTGATGGGATATGGCTTGTATCGTCCGACACAGAGCGTAAGTCCGAGAAGTCCTTTGAGCCCAACCCGAATCTCTCCCGAGCTTCTCTCCCCTGAGAACATGGGCTTAAAACTCAAGCCAATTAAGACAAGACTCGCTCTATAG
- the LOC104769415 gene encoding pollen-specific protein SF21 isoform X2, whose amino-acid sequence MADSSDSVSIDMEALSLGGQEHLVETTYGPVCVAVCGDPDKPALITYPDIGLNYMFCFQGLLFCPEASSLLLHNFCIYHISPLGHELGAPIISVDAPLLSADDLADQIVEVLNFFGLGAVMCMGVTAGAYILTLFAMKYRQRVLGLILVSPLCQAPSWSEWLCNKVMSNLLYYYGTCGVVKEMLLKRYFSKEVRGNGQVPESDIVQECRRLLCERQSTNVWRFLEAINGRVDLSEGLRKLQCRTLIFIGENSAYHSEAVHMTTKLDRRYGALVEVQGSGSLVSEEQPQAMVIPMEYFLMGYGLYRPTQSVSPRSPLSPTRISPELLSPENMGLKLKPIKTRLAL is encoded by the exons gAACACCTTGTGGAGACTACTTATGGCCCTGTATGTGTTGCCGTTTGCGGAGATCCTGATAAACCTGCTCTTATCACATATCCTGATATTGGCTTAAACT ATATGTTCTGTTTTCAAGGATTATTGTTTTGTCCTGAAGCTAGTTCCTTGTTACTCCACAACTTTTGCATATATCACATCAGTCCTCTTGGCCATGAG TTGGGAGCTCCGATAATCAGTGTTGATGCTCCTCTGCTCTCTGCTGATGACTTAGCTGACCAAATAGTCGAGGTTCTTAATTTTTTCGG ACTTGGTGCAGTAATGTGTATGGGTGTCACTGCAGGAGCTTACATTCTGACCTTATTTGCT ATGAAGTACAGGCAGAGAGTTCTGGGCTTAATACTCGTCTCTCCACTGTGCCAAGCGCCTTCGTGGTCAGAGTGGTTGTGCAATAAG GTTATGTCTAATTTACTATACTACTATGGCACGTGTGGAGTGGTTAAGGAAATGTTACTAAAACGGTACTTCAGCAAG GAAGTTCGAGGTAATGGTCAAGTTCCAGAATCGGATATTGTTCAAGAATGCAGAAGA TTACTTTGTGAGCGGCAGAGTACAAATGTATGGAGATTCCTTGAGGCAATCAACGG GAGAGTGGATCTTAGTGAAGGGTTAAGGAAATTGCAATGCAGAACTCTAATATTCATTGGTGAAAATTCTGCGTACCACTCCGAGGCCGTTCACATGACCACCAAACTAGACAGACGATATGGTGCATTAGTCGAG GTGCAGGGAAGTGGGTCGTTGGTAAGTGAAGAACAACCACAGGCGATGGTAATACCAATGGAATACTTTTTGATGGGATATGGCTTGTATCGTCCGACACAGAGCGTAAGTCCGAGAAGTCCTTTGAGCCCAACCCGAATCTCTCCCGAGCTTCTCTCCCCTGAGAACATGGGCTTAAAACTCAAGCCAATTAAGACAAGACTCGCTCTATAG